The following are encoded together in the Mycolicibacterium arabiense genome:
- the mshC gene encoding cysteine--1-D-myo-inosityl 2-amino-2-deoxy-alpha-D-glucopyranoside ligase, which yields MQSWSAPVVPELPGRGPELRLYDSADRQVRPVSTGETASMYVCGITPYDATHLGHAATYLTFDLVYRQWLDSGRRVHYVQNVTDVDDPLFERAARDGIDWRDLGARETQLFRDDMSALRVLPPHDYVAATDAIDEVIELVEKLIASGAAYVVDDPQYPDVYFHADATVQFGYESGYDRDTMLRLFGERGGDPDRAGKADPLDALLWRAERPDEPSWPSPFGPGRPGWHVECAAIALTRIGTGLDVQGGGSDLIFPHHEFSAAHAESATGERRFARHYVHAGMIGWDGHKMSKSRGNLVLASRLRADGVEPSAIRLGLLAGHYRTDRFWTDGVLDDARARLARWREATALPAGPDAGDVIARVRRYLADDLDTPKALAALDAWATDALTYGGHDTEAPRLVATAVDALLGVAL from the coding sequence ATGCAATCGTGGTCGGCGCCCGTCGTTCCGGAGCTGCCCGGACGGGGACCGGAACTGCGGCTGTACGACAGTGCCGACCGGCAGGTCCGCCCGGTGTCCACGGGCGAGACGGCGTCGATGTACGTCTGCGGCATCACCCCGTACGACGCGACCCATCTGGGCCATGCCGCCACCTACCTGACCTTCGACCTGGTCTACCGGCAGTGGCTGGACTCCGGTCGCCGGGTGCACTACGTGCAGAACGTCACCGACGTCGACGACCCGCTGTTCGAGCGGGCCGCGCGCGACGGCATCGACTGGCGCGACCTCGGCGCCAGGGAGACCCAGCTGTTCCGCGACGACATGTCGGCACTGCGCGTGCTGCCCCCGCACGACTACGTGGCCGCCACCGACGCGATAGACGAAGTGATCGAACTCGTCGAGAAGCTGATCGCCTCGGGCGCCGCCTACGTCGTCGACGACCCCCAGTACCCGGACGTCTACTTCCACGCCGACGCCACGGTCCAGTTCGGCTACGAGTCGGGCTACGACCGCGACACCATGCTGCGCCTGTTCGGCGAGCGCGGCGGTGACCCCGACCGGGCCGGCAAGGCCGATCCGCTCGACGCCCTGCTGTGGCGTGCCGAGCGACCGGACGAGCCGAGTTGGCCGTCCCCGTTCGGGCCGGGGCGGCCGGGCTGGCACGTGGAGTGCGCGGCGATTGCGCTCACCCGCATCGGCACGGGCCTCGACGTCCAGGGCGGCGGCAGCGACCTGATCTTCCCCCATCACGAGTTCTCCGCCGCGCACGCCGAATCGGCAACGGGCGAACGGAGATTCGCCAGGCACTACGTCCACGCCGGCATGATCGGCTGGGACGGCCACAAGATGAGCAAGAGCCGCGGCAACCTGGTGCTCGCCTCCCGGCTGCGCGCCGACGGCGTGGAACCGTCGGCCATCCGGCTCGGATTGTTGGCCGGGCACTACCGCACCGACCGGTTCTGGACCGACGGGGTGCTCGACGACGCCCGCGCCAGGCTGGCCAGGTGGCGCGAAGCGACGGCGTTGCCGGCGGGACCCGACGCAGGAGACGTCATCGCCAGGGTGCGCCGGTACCTCGCCGACGACCTCGACACCCCCAAAGCGCTTGCCGCGTTGGACGCGTGGGCCACCGACGCGCTCACCTACGGCGGTCACGACACCGAGGCCCCGCGGTTGGTGGCGACGGCCGTCGACGCGTTGCTCGGGGTTGCTTTGTAG
- a CDS encoding SDR family oxidoreductase, which produces MPMSHSVRGRVVLITGGAAGVGAEVAHGLHARGATVVLTDVDERQLARTATALGNERVLTVVADVRDLASMQAAADAAVAKFGGIDVVVANAGIASYGSVLQVDPEAFKRLMDINVLGVFHTIRATLPSIIDRRGYVLIVSSLAAFAAAPGLAPYNASKAAVEQFANALRLEVAYRGVDVGVAHMSWIDTAMVRDSKTDMSTFAEMLSRLPGPLSTTTSVDKCGEAFVKGIEKRKSRIFCPGWVGALRWLKPVLSTRVGEIPVRAMVPDILPRMDAEVAALGRWTSERNHGFRGE; this is translated from the coding sequence ATGCCCATGAGTCACTCCGTACGCGGTCGCGTCGTTCTGATCACCGGTGGAGCAGCGGGAGTGGGCGCCGAGGTGGCCCACGGACTGCACGCCAGGGGCGCCACGGTGGTCCTGACCGACGTCGACGAGCGGCAGCTCGCGCGCACCGCCACCGCGCTCGGCAACGAACGCGTCCTCACCGTGGTGGCCGACGTCCGCGACCTGGCGTCCATGCAGGCCGCCGCCGACGCGGCGGTTGCGAAGTTCGGCGGCATCGACGTGGTGGTGGCCAACGCAGGCATCGCCAGCTACGGGTCGGTGCTGCAGGTCGACCCCGAGGCGTTCAAGCGGCTGATGGACATCAACGTGCTCGGCGTCTTCCACACGATCCGTGCGACCCTGCCGTCGATCATCGACCGACGCGGCTACGTGCTGATCGTCTCGTCGCTGGCCGCCTTCGCCGCGGCCCCCGGCCTGGCGCCGTACAACGCGTCCAAGGCGGCCGTCGAGCAGTTCGCCAACGCGCTGCGACTCGAGGTCGCCTACCGCGGCGTGGACGTCGGTGTGGCGCACATGTCGTGGATCGACACCGCGATGGTCCGCGACTCGAAGACCGACATGTCGACCTTCGCCGAGATGCTGTCGCGGCTGCCCGGCCCCCTGTCTACGACCACGTCGGTCGACAAATGCGGCGAGGCGTTCGTCAAGGGCATCGAGAAGCGCAAGTCGCGGATCTTCTGTCCCGGCTGGGTGGGCGCACTGCGGTGGCTCAAGCCGGTGTTGTCCACCCGGGTCGGGGAGATCCCGGTGCGCGCGATGGTGCCCGACATCCTGCCCAGGATGGACGCCGAGGTCGCCGCACTCGGCCGCTGGACCAGCGAGCGCAATCACGGCTTCCGGGGGGAATGA
- a CDS encoding GNAT family N-acetyltransferase yields the protein MTDHDRAAARREITDALQKALDLRHEVLDVIVEADDKASAVEAIAKLLGTSQLGGEAVMAMQFDRLTRDSRRRIAQELDDLNKQLTFTFAERPASSGEGLTLRPFSAELDRDVFAARTSDVGASGDGSGAPAGNLDDEIRSAVSRVHAEEAVWFVAEEGSQKVGMVFGELVDGEVNVRIWIHPDHRHRGFGTAALRRSRSEMAAYFPAVAMVVRAPAAAPQSTPSA from the coding sequence ATGACCGATCATGACCGGGCCGCCGCCCGCCGCGAGATCACCGATGCCCTGCAGAAGGCGCTCGACCTCAGGCACGAAGTGCTCGACGTGATCGTCGAGGCGGACGACAAGGCCTCAGCGGTCGAGGCCATCGCCAAGCTGCTCGGCACGTCGCAGCTGGGTGGCGAGGCGGTGATGGCAATGCAGTTCGACCGCCTCACCCGGGATTCGCGCAGGCGCATCGCCCAGGAACTCGACGACCTGAACAAGCAACTCACGTTCACCTTCGCCGAGCGGCCTGCCAGCTCGGGGGAGGGCCTGACCTTGCGTCCGTTCTCCGCGGAGCTGGATCGCGACGTGTTCGCGGCCCGCACCTCCGACGTCGGCGCCAGCGGCGACGGATCGGGCGCCCCGGCAGGCAACCTCGACGACGAGATCCGTTCCGCGGTCAGCCGCGTGCACGCCGAGGAAGCGGTGTGGTTCGTCGCCGAGGAGGGCTCGCAGAAGGTCGGCATGGTCTTCGGTGAGCTGGTCGACGGCGAAGTGAACGTGCGCATCTGGATCCACCCCGACCACCGGCACCGCGGTTTCGGCACCGCCGCCCTGCGTCGCTCGCGTTCGGAGATGGCGGCCTACTTCCCGGCCGTCGCGATGGTGGTGCGCGCCCCGGCCGCCGCGCCGCAGTCGACACCGTCGGCGTGA
- a CDS encoding 3'(2'),5'-bisphosphate nucleotidase CysQ: MLVDLREEVGFYDPYDLGDIGDRRANTFILDRLREARPDDAILSEEAADDLARLGADRVWIVDPVDGTREFSMPGRVDWAVHIALWQRSGAPDGGPDGGITDAVVGLPASGEVYRTDTVTGPPPRRPGPIRVATSRNRPPTVLWWLRDVLDIELIGIGSAGAKAMAVVRGDVDAYIHAGGQWEWDSAAPAGVVAAAGLHASRIDGSPLLYNRPDPYLPDLLMCRPEFAEILLEGIRSIY; this comes from the coding sequence ATGCTGGTGGACCTTCGCGAGGAGGTCGGGTTCTACGACCCCTATGACCTGGGCGACATCGGCGACCGGCGGGCCAACACGTTCATCCTGGACCGGTTGCGCGAGGCCCGGCCGGACGACGCCATCCTGTCCGAGGAGGCGGCCGACGACCTGGCGCGGTTGGGTGCCGACCGGGTGTGGATCGTCGACCCCGTCGACGGCACGCGCGAGTTCTCGATGCCCGGCCGGGTGGACTGGGCCGTGCACATCGCGCTGTGGCAGCGCAGCGGCGCACCGGACGGCGGCCCCGACGGGGGCATCACCGATGCCGTCGTCGGACTGCCCGCCAGCGGTGAGGTCTACCGCACCGACACCGTGACGGGCCCGCCGCCGCGCAGGCCCGGCCCGATCCGCGTCGCCACCAGCCGCAACCGGCCCCCCACCGTGCTGTGGTGGCTGCGCGACGTCCTCGACATCGAGCTGATCGGCATCGGCTCGGCGGGTGCCAAGGCAATGGCCGTGGTGCGTGGCGACGTCGACGCCTACATCCACGCGGGCGGGCAGTGGGAATGGGATTCGGCCGCGCCGGCAGGCGTCGTGGCTGCCGCGGGCCTGCACGCCTCGCGAATCGACGGCTCCCCGCTGCTCTACAACCGTCCCGACCCGTACCTCCCCGACCTGCTGATGTGCAGGCCCGAGTTCGCCGAGATCCTGCTCGAGGGGATCCGCTCGATCTACTAG
- a CDS encoding PAC2 family protein — MVTDLPELHDPIVVAAFEGWNDAGDAASDALEHLDAIWEADTIVEIDDEAYYDYQVNRPVIRQIDGVTRELVWPSLRISHCRPPGSNRDIVLMHGVEPNMRWRTFCAELLAIADKLNVETVVILGALLADTPHTRPVPVSGAAYSPESAKFFGLEETRYEGPTGIAGVFQDACVAAGIPAVTFWAAVPHYVSQPPNPKATVALLRRVEDVLDVEVPLADLPAAAEEWEQAVTEMTADDEEIAEYVHSLEERGDAEVDMSEAIGKIDGDALAAEFERYLRRRGPGFRG; from the coding sequence ATGGTGACAGACCTGCCCGAACTGCATGACCCCATCGTGGTCGCGGCCTTCGAGGGGTGGAACGACGCCGGGGATGCGGCAAGCGATGCGCTGGAGCATCTCGACGCCATCTGGGAGGCCGACACCATCGTCGAGATCGACGACGAGGCGTACTACGACTACCAGGTCAACCGCCCGGTGATCCGCCAGATCGACGGCGTCACCCGTGAGCTGGTGTGGCCGTCGCTACGCATCTCGCACTGCAGGCCGCCGGGCAGCAACCGGGACATCGTGCTGATGCACGGCGTCGAGCCCAACATGCGGTGGCGCACGTTCTGCGCGGAGCTGCTCGCGATCGCCGACAAGCTGAACGTCGAGACCGTCGTCATCCTCGGCGCCCTGCTGGCCGACACCCCGCACACGCGCCCGGTGCCGGTGTCGGGCGCGGCCTACTCGCCCGAGTCGGCGAAGTTCTTCGGGCTCGAGGAGACCCGGTACGAGGGGCCCACCGGCATCGCGGGCGTGTTCCAGGACGCGTGCGTCGCGGCCGGCATACCCGCCGTCACGTTCTGGGCAGCCGTCCCGCACTACGTGTCGCAGCCGCCCAACCCGAAGGCGACCGTGGCGCTGCTGCGGCGCGTCGAGGACGTGCTCGACGTCGAGGTACCGCTCGCCGACCTGCCCGCTGCTGCCGAGGAGTGGGAGCAGGCAGTCACCGAGATGACCGCCGACGACGAGGAGATCGCCGAATACGTGCACTCCCTCGAAGAGCGCGGTGACGCCGAGGTCGACATGTCCGAGGCGATCGGCAAGATCGACGGCGACGCACTTGCCGCGGAGTTCGAGCGCTACCTGCGCCGCCGCGGGCCCGGCTTCCGGGGCTAG
- a CDS encoding HAD family hydrolase — protein MRAVLWDMDGTLVDSEKLWDVALQELYRRRGGEMSAEVRESTVGGSAENVMAIVYADLGVVADAESTAREIDWLHEYTGQLFAAGLPWQPGARELLDALAGEGVPMALVTNTRRDLTEQALESIGRHYFSATVCGDEVPSGKPAPDIYLRAADMLGLEPGQCLAVEDSVTGTMAAEAAGCVVAVVPSDVEVPESPRRRHVGSLAGLGVADLRAIHADLDPRAEALPRA, from the coding sequence ATGCGCGCGGTGCTGTGGGACATGGACGGCACCCTCGTCGACTCCGAGAAGCTCTGGGACGTCGCGCTGCAGGAGCTGTACCGCCGCCGCGGTGGCGAGATGAGCGCCGAGGTCCGCGAGAGCACCGTCGGTGGGTCGGCCGAGAACGTGATGGCGATCGTCTACGCCGACCTCGGCGTGGTCGCCGACGCCGAGTCGACGGCCCGAGAGATCGACTGGCTGCACGAGTACACCGGGCAACTGTTCGCGGCGGGTCTGCCGTGGCAGCCCGGTGCCCGCGAACTCCTCGACGCGCTGGCGGGCGAGGGCGTGCCTATGGCGTTGGTGACCAACACCCGCCGCGACCTCACCGAGCAGGCGCTGGAAAGCATTGGGCGGCACTACTTCTCGGCGACGGTCTGCGGTGATGAAGTGCCGAGCGGCAAGCCCGCACCCGACATCTACCTGCGCGCTGCGGACATGCTCGGCCTCGAACCCGGCCAGTGCCTGGCGGTCGAGGACTCGGTGACCGGAACCATGGCCGCCGAGGCGGCCGGCTGCGTGGTGGCGGTGGTACCCAGCGACGTCGAGGTGCCCGAGAGTCCACGGCGCAGACACGTCGGGAGCCTGGCCGGACTGGGCGTGGCGGACCTGCGTGCCATCCACGCCGACCTCGACCCGAGGGCCGAAGCGCTGCCGCGCGCCTGA
- a CDS encoding acyl-ACP desaturase has product MARTVSDLDLLRELEPVAEAGMNLHLAATKDWNPHDYVPWSAAAGAGVGTAWTPEDSGLTEVARIAMVTNLLTEDNLPSYHRAIAEHFSLDDAWGAWVNRWTVEENRHGIALRDYLLVTRAVDPVALELARMQQVTAGFSPGQQGQGSVAPESMLDALVYVTFQELATRVSHRNTGRACTEPYADALLKRVSADENLHMIFYRGLAASALELAPDRAMHSIYRILLNFQMPGFSIPNFRRNAVKMAVGGIYDMRQHLDDVVLPVLRYWRMFDRDDLTGAGERSREELAELIGRMEAEAAKFEASKARYLDRDRSRGARSVSA; this is encoded by the coding sequence ATGGCGCGAACGGTGAGCGACCTGGACCTGCTCCGGGAACTCGAGCCCGTGGCCGAAGCGGGCATGAACCTGCACCTCGCGGCGACCAAGGACTGGAACCCACACGACTACGTGCCGTGGTCGGCCGCTGCAGGCGCGGGCGTCGGGACCGCGTGGACGCCCGAGGACTCCGGACTGACGGAGGTGGCCAGGATCGCGATGGTCACCAACCTGCTGACCGAGGACAATTTGCCGTCGTATCACCGTGCGATCGCCGAGCACTTCAGCCTCGACGACGCCTGGGGTGCGTGGGTGAACCGCTGGACCGTCGAGGAGAACCGGCACGGGATCGCGCTGCGCGACTATCTGCTGGTCACCCGTGCGGTCGACCCGGTCGCCCTGGAGCTGGCGCGCATGCAGCAGGTAACCGCCGGGTTCAGCCCCGGCCAGCAGGGCCAGGGCTCGGTGGCGCCCGAGTCGATGCTCGATGCGCTGGTCTACGTGACCTTCCAGGAGCTCGCGACCCGCGTGTCGCACCGCAACACCGGTCGGGCGTGCACAGAGCCCTACGCCGACGCGCTACTGAAGCGGGTCTCCGCCGACGAGAACCTGCACATGATCTTCTACCGCGGGCTGGCCGCGTCGGCGCTGGAGTTGGCACCCGACCGCGCGATGCACTCGATCTACCGGATCCTGCTCAACTTCCAGATGCCCGGGTTCTCGATCCCCAACTTCCGCCGCAACGCCGTCAAGATGGCCGTCGGCGGGATCTACGACATGCGTCAGCACCTCGACGACGTCGTGCTGCCGGTGCTGCGGTACTGGCGGATGTTCGACCGCGACGACCTCACCGGGGCGGGGGAGCGCAGCCGCGAGGAACTCGCCGAACTCATCGGGCGCATGGAGGCCGAGGCGGCCAAGTTCGAGGCCTCCAAGGCCCGCTACCTGGACCGCGACAGGTCCAGGGGCGCGCGCTCGGTGTCGGCCTAG
- the metH gene encoding methionine synthase, whose product MVIDGAMGTAIQRDRPDEAGYRGDRFTEWPTALQGNNDLLTLTQPQIIEGIHREYLEAGADILETNTFNANAVSLSDYDMADLSYELNYAGAALARAAADEFSTPDKPRYVAGALGPTTRTASISPDVNDPGARNVSYDQLVAAYLEAANGLVDGGADLLIVETIFDSLNAKAAVFAVETLFEERGRRWPLIISGTITDASGRTLSGQVTEAFWNGIRHARPLAVGLNCALGAPEMRPYIAEVSRIADTFVSCYPNAGLPNAFGEYDEDPERQAGYIAEFAEAGLVNLVGGCCGTTPEHIAEIAKAVEGKRRRELPEIPVATRLSGLEPLNITDDSLFVNIGERTNITGSARFRNLIKAEDYDTALSVALQQVEVGAQVIDINMDEGMIDGVAAMDRFTKLIAAEPDISRVPVMIDSSKWEVIEAGLKNVQGKPIVNSISMKEGEEKFVREARLCRKYGAAVVVMAFDEQGQADNLERRKEICGRAYRILTEEVGFPPEDIIFDPNCFALATGIEEHATYGIDFIEACAWIKENLPGVHISGGISNVSFSFRGNNPVREAIHAVFLFHAIKAGLDMGIVNAGALVPYDSIDPELRDRIEDVVLNRREDAAERLLEIAERFNSSEKADDPVAAEWRSLPVRERITHALVKGIDANVDDDTEELRAEIAAAGGRPIEVIEGPLMDGMNVVGDLFGAGKMFLPQVVKSARVMKKAVAYLLPYIEEEKVTSGAAASKDTNGTIIMATVKGDVHDIGKNIVGVVLQCNNYEVIDLGVMVPAQKILDAAKEHDADIIGLSGLITPSLDEMVNFAVEMERQGLEIPLLIGGATTSRAHTAVKVAPRRKGPVVWVKDASRSVPVAAALLDDKQRPALLEATEKDYASLRERHAQKGERPMLTLEKARANRTPIEWDGYTPPVPAQGLGVREFTDYDFAELREYIDWQPFFNAWEMKGRFPDILNNPVSGETARKLYDDAQEMLDTLIKEKWLTANGVIGFFPANAVGSGNGEDIEVYTDESRTEVLTRLHNLRQQGEHRDGIPNRSLGDFIAPKETGLQDYVGAFAVTTGLGIRDKIDEFKAANDDYNAILLESLADRLAEAFAERMHQRVRKEFWGFQPDEQLDNEDLIGEKYVGIRPAPGYPACPEHTEKATLWDLMDVKERTGIELTESMAMWPGAAVSGWYFSHPQSQYFVVGRISQDQVADYAKRKGWTLKEAERWLAPNLGYNPED is encoded by the coding sequence ATGGTCATCGACGGCGCCATGGGCACGGCGATCCAGCGGGACCGGCCCGACGAGGCCGGCTACCGCGGCGACCGGTTCACGGAGTGGCCGACCGCGCTGCAGGGCAACAACGACCTGCTCACGCTCACGCAGCCGCAGATCATCGAGGGCATCCACCGCGAGTACCTCGAGGCGGGCGCCGACATCCTCGAGACCAACACGTTCAACGCGAACGCGGTCTCGCTGTCCGACTACGACATGGCCGACCTCAGCTACGAGCTGAACTACGCCGGTGCCGCGCTGGCGCGGGCGGCCGCCGACGAATTCAGCACCCCGGACAAGCCGCGCTACGTCGCAGGCGCGCTCGGGCCCACCACGCGGACCGCGTCGATCTCACCCGACGTCAACGACCCCGGTGCCCGCAACGTCTCCTACGACCAGCTGGTGGCCGCCTACCTCGAAGCCGCCAACGGCCTGGTCGACGGCGGCGCCGACCTGCTGATCGTCGAGACGATCTTCGACTCGCTGAACGCGAAGGCGGCGGTGTTCGCCGTCGAGACGCTGTTCGAGGAGCGTGGCCGCCGCTGGCCGCTGATCATCTCGGGCACCATCACCGATGCGTCCGGCCGCACCTTGTCCGGTCAGGTCACCGAGGCGTTCTGGAACGGGATCAGGCACGCGCGGCCGCTGGCGGTCGGCCTCAACTGCGCCCTCGGTGCGCCCGAGATGAGGCCCTACATCGCCGAGGTGTCTCGCATCGCCGACACCTTCGTCTCCTGCTACCCGAATGCCGGTCTGCCGAATGCGTTCGGCGAGTACGACGAGGACCCGGAGCGCCAGGCCGGATACATCGCCGAGTTCGCCGAGGCCGGACTGGTCAACCTGGTCGGCGGGTGCTGCGGCACGACGCCCGAGCACATCGCCGAGATCGCCAAGGCCGTGGAGGGCAAGCGTCGTCGCGAGCTGCCCGAGATTCCGGTGGCCACCCGGCTCTCGGGCCTCGAGCCGCTCAACATCACCGACGACTCACTGTTCGTGAACATCGGCGAGCGCACGAACATCACCGGCTCCGCCCGGTTCCGCAATCTGATCAAGGCCGAGGACTACGACACCGCCCTCTCGGTCGCCCTGCAGCAGGTCGAGGTCGGTGCGCAGGTCATCGACATCAACATGGACGAGGGCATGATCGACGGCGTCGCGGCGATGGACCGCTTCACCAAGCTGATCGCGGCCGAACCGGACATCAGCCGCGTCCCGGTGATGATCGACTCCTCCAAGTGGGAGGTCATCGAGGCGGGCCTGAAGAACGTGCAGGGCAAGCCGATCGTCAACTCGATCTCCATGAAGGAGGGCGAGGAGAAGTTCGTCCGCGAGGCACGGCTGTGCCGCAAGTACGGCGCCGCCGTCGTCGTCATGGCGTTCGACGAGCAGGGCCAGGCCGACAACCTGGAGCGCCGCAAGGAGATCTGCGGGCGCGCCTACCGGATCCTGACCGAAGAGGTCGGCTTCCCGCCCGAGGACATCATCTTCGACCCGAACTGCTTCGCGCTGGCCACGGGCATCGAGGAGCACGCGACGTACGGGATCGACTTCATCGAGGCCTGCGCCTGGATCAAGGAGAACCTGCCCGGGGTGCACATCTCCGGTGGCATCTCGAACGTCTCGTTCTCGTTCCGGGGCAACAACCCGGTCCGCGAGGCCATTCACGCGGTGTTCCTCTTCCACGCCATCAAGGCAGGCCTGGACATGGGCATCGTCAACGCTGGCGCGCTGGTGCCCTACGACTCGATCGATCCCGAGCTGCGGGACCGCATCGAGGACGTGGTGCTCAACCGTCGCGAGGACGCCGCCGAGCGGCTGCTGGAGATCGCGGAGAGGTTCAACAGCTCAGAGAAGGCCGACGACCCGGTCGCGGCCGAGTGGCGGTCGCTTCCGGTCCGCGAGCGGATCACCCACGCCCTGGTCAAGGGCATCGACGCCAACGTCGACGACGACACCGAGGAGCTGCGCGCCGAGATCGCCGCGGCGGGTGGGCGACCGATCGAGGTGATCGAGGGCCCGCTGATGGACGGCATGAACGTCGTCGGCGACCTGTTCGGCGCAGGCAAGATGTTCCTGCCCCAGGTCGTGAAGTCGGCCAGGGTGATGAAGAAGGCCGTGGCCTACCTGCTGCCGTACATCGAGGAGGAGAAGGTCACCTCCGGTGCGGCAGCTTCGAAGGACACCAACGGCACGATCATCATGGCGACCGTCAAGGGCGACGTCCACGACATCGGCAAGAACATCGTCGGAGTCGTCCTGCAGTGCAACAACTACGAGGTGATCGACCTCGGCGTGATGGTGCCCGCCCAGAAGATCCTGGACGCCGCCAAGGAGCACGACGCCGACATCATCGGGCTGTCCGGCCTGATCACCCCGTCGCTGGACGAGATGGTGAACTTCGCCGTCGAGATGGAGCGCCAAGGTCTCGAGATCCCGCTGCTGATCGGTGGCGCCACCACCTCGCGCGCCCACACGGCGGTGAAGGTCGCACCGCGCCGCAAGGGTCCGGTGGTCTGGGTCAAGGACGCGTCCCGCTCCGTGCCGGTCGCTGCCGCGTTGCTCGACGACAAGCAGCGTCCGGCGCTGCTGGAGGCCACCGAGAAGGACTACGCCTCGCTGCGGGAACGCCACGCCCAGAAGGGCGAGCGGCCGATGCTGACGCTGGAGAAGGCGCGCGCCAATCGGACGCCGATCGAGTGGGACGGCTACACGCCGCCGGTGCCCGCCCAAGGACTCGGCGTGCGTGAGTTCACCGACTACGACTTCGCCGAGCTGCGCGAGTACATCGACTGGCAGCCGTTCTTCAACGCCTGGGAGATGAAGGGTCGATTCCCCGACATCCTGAACAATCCGGTCTCCGGCGAGACGGCGCGCAAGCTGTACGACGACGCGCAGGAGATGCTCGACACCCTGATCAAGGAGAAGTGGCTGACCGCCAACGGGGTGATCGGCTTCTTCCCGGCCAACGCGGTCGGCTCGGGTAACGGGGAAGACATCGAGGTCTACACCGACGAGAGCCGCACCGAGGTGCTGACGAGGCTGCACAACCTGCGCCAGCAGGGCGAGCATCGGGATGGCATCCCGAACCGGTCACTCGGCGACTTCATCGCCCCCAAGGAAACGGGCCTCCAGGACTACGTCGGTGCGTTCGCCGTCACCACGGGGCTGGGCATCCGCGACAAGATCGACGAGTTCAAGGCGGCCAACGACGACTACAACGCGATCCTGCTCGAGTCGCTCGCCGACCGGCTGGCCGAGGCGTTCGCCGAGCGGATGCACCAGCGGGTCCGCAAGGAGTTCTGGGGGTTTCAGCCCGACGAGCAACTCGACAACGAGGACCTGATCGGCGAGAAGTACGTGGGAATCCGGCCGGCCCCGGGCTACCCGGCCTGCCCGGAGCACACCGAGAAGGCGACGCTCTGGGACCTGATGGACGTCAAGGAGCGCACCGGCATCGAGCTGACCGAGTCGATGGCGATGTGGCCCGGAGCCGCCGTCAGCGGCTGGTACTTCTCGCACCCGCAGTCGCAGTACTTCGTGGTCGGCCGCATCAGTCAGGACCAGGTGGCCGACTACGCGAAGCGCAAGGGCTGGACGCTGAAGGAGGCCGAGCGCTGGCTCGCGCCCAACCTCGGCTACAACCCGGAGGACTGA